From the genome of Ovis aries strain OAR_USU_Benz2616 breed Rambouillet chromosome 5, ARS-UI_Ramb_v3.0, whole genome shotgun sequence:
gagaatttatttttcagtcactgGGTTATTTCAGTGAGCATGCCTTTAAATTGCATCCACATTgaagcatgtgtcagaattttcttcctttttttacacaaattatttttattgtagtatagttgatttgcaatgctgtgtccgtttcaggtgtacaactaAGTACGTTGgttacacatatgtgtgtgtgcgaaGTCACTggagttgtgtcctactctttgtgaccttatggactgtagccctccaggctcctctgtctatgggattctccaggcaagaatactggagtgggttgccaacccACTCCTAGGGATGGATAatatatctcttatgtctcctgtgttaacaggcatgttctttactacTGGCATCACCTGGGGAGCCTTATACactggatatatacccaaaagaattgaaagcagggtctccttttaagaatttccttccttttaagggCTGGACGATATTCTGCTGTATGGATGGACTGCCtagccattcatctgttgatggacacttggattaCTTCTCCcgtttggctattatgaatgatgctgctatgaacatgggtgtacaaatgtttctttgaaaccctgctttcaattcttttaggtatatatccagtgggcttcccaggtggtgctagtaaagaacccacctgccaatgtaggagatgtaagagacgaggGTGGTTCGAtacctggggttgggaagatcctctggagaagggtatggtaacccacttcagtattcttgtctggagaatcccatggactgaggagcctggtgggctacagtccatggggtcacaaggagtcagacacgactgaagtgatttagcaggtATAGCCAGaagtgcggagaaggcaatggcaccccactccagtactcttgcctggaaaatcccatggacggaggagcctggtaggctgcagtccatggggtctcgaagagtcagacacaactaagcgacttcactttcacttttcactttcatgcattggagaaggaaatttgcaacccactccagtgttcttgcctggagagtcccagggacgggggagcctggtgggctgccatctctggggtcgcacagagtcggacacgactgaagcgacttagcagcagcagcagcagccagaagtggaattgctggatcatgtggtaattctgtttttaattttttttgaggaaccatcgtactgttttccacaatggctacaccattttacattcccagaaGCAGTTCATCAAAGTtcctgtttctccacatcctggccaACCCTTGCTACTTTCTGCTGTTTTGATAGTAGTCATCTGAggaggtgtgaagtggtatctcattgtggttttgattttcatttccctaatgattattGATactgagtgtcttttcatgtgcttttcgACCATTTATATagcttttttggagaaatgtctactcaagtcctttgttcatttttgagttgtttgatgttgttgttgagttttaggagtttcctatatattctggatacaattACCTGTGTAACCTGCAAATTATATCAGctttatgatttgcaaatattttctcctattctgtgggttgcctttttattctgtggatagtgtcctttgttgtgcaaaatttaaacattttcgtGAGGTCCAAtttgtctaatttttatttttcctgtaggcacaatattattttaaagataaagctAACAGTGAATGAACTGACAGATGGATGAGCGAGTGGGCAGGGAATAGACAGAGGACTGTACGGTCAAATGGGGGATGGATGGgtgtccttcaccatgtcctggagtttgctcaaattcatatccatggAGATggaattcatgtccatggagtcagtgatgctatccaaccgtctcatcctctaccacctccttcttcttttgccttcaatctgtcctagcattagggtctttgctcttcttatcaggtggccaaagtattggagctccaggctcagaatattcaggactgatttccttcaggattgactggtttgatctccctgcagtccaagggactctcatcttctccagcaccacaattcgaaagcatccattctttggctctcagtcttctttatggtccaactctcacatctgaacatgaccactgggaaaaccatagctctgactatacagacttttgctggcaaagtgatttctctgctttttaacatgctgtgaagttttgtcatagctttccttacaaggagcaagcatttttaaattttgtaactgcagtcaccatccacagtgattttggagcccaagaaaataaaatctgtcactgtttccacttcccccccttctatttgccatgaagtgatgggaccgggatGGATGGACAAATAGATGGTGGTTGGTAGATGAAGGGATGAATGGATGGAATGGGAGTTGGCTAGGTAGGTCGGTGAAGGGTGTATGACTGAGTGAGTGGGCGAATAGAAGAccttatgaatatatatataagtagGGTGGATGGGCAGGTGGAAACCTCTGGCTGCAGATGGAGATCTTGGTGTACAACCTTGGCACTTTTCAGGTGAGTAGTGGCTTATCTTCTGACCCCACCTTGGCTCAGTTTAACTCCACCGACACATATTCTCTTTTTCTAGGTTTGGCTTTCCTCCGGTGTCTCTCTGGGTCTCCAAGAATCCTACCCTGGAGCTCAGATTGAACTGAGCCCTTGGCTTGTGTGCTGAACTCCTTAGTGGTAAGAACTCCTGGGAAAGAGCCTCTGTCTTCCTGAGGATATGGTACCCAACCTACTCTCCCTGACTCCAGTGGCTTCCTTTTAAGCCAGAAATCCATCCTCTCTCTGGTAGCCTTGCTCACTTCTCCCTCAGACATCAAACCAGACCATCAGCTCCTCACTCTTTCTGCTACACTCCTTTCTGCCCCCACCCAGCTCTCTAGCCCAGTTTCCACTCTTTCCTGGGCCCCTCTCCTGGGGATGGTGGAGATACAGGATAAATTAGAGGGAGGAGCCATTCAGGGCAGTTTCCTGCTTCCAGTCCAAGAATTCGTCTTTCCTCCCCCAGGGCTCCCAGGCGACCATGGATGTGGGTCTCTTGGTCCTCCCGGATGTATCCCAGGGTCACCGCAAAGCTCTGCCGGGAGCGCGGGTCCGAGGTCCGGCCGTGCGCCGGCAGCGGGAGTTTATGCCGGAAGAGAAGAAGGACACGGTTTACTGGGAGAAGCGCAGGAAGAACAACGAGGCGGCCAAGAGATCCCGCGAGAAGCGCCGCCTCAATGACGCGGCCCTGGAGGGCCGGCTGGCCGCCCTGCTCGAGGAGAACGCTTTGCTCAGGGCTGAGCTGCGGGCGCTCAAGCATCGCTTTGGCCTCCTGCCCGCCACGGGGGGAACCCGGACCCTGCCTACTCTGCTATGGGATTCCCCCTGGCCTGGGGACTccagtcccagggctgatcagaCCCTGACTCTACCTGGCTCCCACGGTTGCCTCTTGAGACCGTGTTCCTTGGACGCTGGGGTTCCAGGATGCTGGCGCTGCCTAGTGGCTCACAGGTGGACTAGCCTGGCCACTCCTCCCAGGGCCCTCCAGGACCCTGCCTCAAAAAGAGTGGACATGGCCTTGCAGGCCGCCCTGCCTGCTGCCTTCTTCAGCTGTCACCTCCTGGATAGGCATGGGGGCCCCAGACCAGAGCTCAGGTCCTGCTGGGGGCTGTGGTCACCCATACCCACTGCATGCCGGGCCTCAGGGTCCTCAGACATGTTGCTGACACCCGGTGTGGATCCCATGGGGTTGCCTCCCAGAGTTGCTTGCCCGGTCCCTGAGAACCATCCCCGGGAGGATCTGgctcaggcctccctgccccacaAATTGCGAATCAAGTCCCAGGCTTCCAGCAGAGTACCTTGCGGCTGGGAGGGTGGCAGGAGCCCCATCTGAAAGCTTCTCCTGGGCAAGGCCAGGCCTGCAAGGCTGTAGTGGGGACTGATCATGGGTTTGTCTGGGAGTATGAGTGGCTTGGCTTTGACCCAGCTCCAAAAACTGGGCAAGGCTGGGGGTAGAATCCACTTTTTAGTGGCCAGACCAGATTTTTAAGAGGAGAGTCTGTGGGATCTTGGGTCATACCGTGGTTCCTATTCTGCCTGAAATATGTTTTTGGTAGtcactctttcttcctctttccatttatccatccatccatccatccatccatctatctatcctgTCTGCCctcccatccattcatccattcactgaTCCTTGCATGTGTCCATCTGTcctctcatccatccatccatctatgcatttgtccatcatccatccacccacccatccatcctcccTTTCATTCATGCATCAACCTATCCATAtacccacccacccattcatCTCTCCACCCATCTATGCATTTgtccatctgtctatccatccatctttccttccttccatccttctatCTGTCTATTCATTCATCTAAACACTCAGCCATCTAATCGCATCAACTCACCCACCCATTCTCCCTTTCTGCCTCCCTTCCTTCTATCTATCCATCCTTAGATCTATTGATCCATCCACCCAACCACTTTACTCTGAATCTACAcacctatccattcatccattcatctagcTACCTTTATgtctatccattcatcaattCTTTTATACATTAATCCCTCCTTCATGTGCTCAgttgatcattcattcattctctcactcACTTATTTACAATTCATAGTGCCCAGCTTAGTAACAAGCATGAGAACACCTTCCTGGCTTTGGGGTTCCTATTCTAGGGGGATGGTGGGGACTAGGAACAGACATACTGAGGGCCATACTGAAGGAGGAGGTAGAATTTTAGGATGTCTGACCCCTCACTTCTTGCAGGGCCGGGTGTGTGTACTTACCACCTGGTGTGGAGGTCAGACTTACTCAGTTCAGGTGGCTTCCTCTGTGCGCTGAGTCACAGCCCGAGCCTCCAGAACAGACCCTCAGTATCTAAGGGTGTGTATGttagtcttctctctctctttggctaCTTGTACTCTAGAAGACCTCTCAGCCCCAGAACACATCCTGGGCTTGGAGACTTACATCTCCCAAGAAGATCCTGAGGAAGCAGGAAGGAGGGCTGCCTGGAGGTGGCAGCTCTAGCCTGTTCCCTTCTTAGCCAGAGCCCACTGTTGGAAAGGGGTAGACTGGGGGTGCAGAGAAGTTGGCTCTCAACACAAAGATGCCACTTAGTTGTGGCTGATCATGCACAGAGGCCTTAAATGCAGGCTTGGCCCTAGAAATGTTAAGAAATGCTAACAAGCAGACAGAAGAAGGAAGTTGGGCCATAGCATACCACCTCTGGGAGATGTGGGTAGCTTGGTGCTTCCTCTTGGTGAGTCCACTCACCTGGTGTGTCTGAAGTGTCTGAGCCCAGCTCATTCACACCCCATGTACTCAGGGGAATGGGGGTTGGTGGCCCTTGGATCATTCAAGTCCTTTTTAACCTTCCAGCTCCAGTTTTAAAAGCCCAGAGAAGGATCTGCCTAAAACAGTTCATAGAATTTCAACATCAGGAGGGGCTCTGAGAATCTAGTGATGAGTGGTTATCTAGTCTCTACCTGAATTCCTCTAGGGACAGAGAACTCACTCCCTTCAAAGCCCCATTACCATTCCTTCTCTAGAGCCAGAACCCACTGCTTGCAAACTTCTACCTCTGATCCTATTCTTACCACAGGGACCACTCAGACCCCTTCCTCCACCCCTCCCTCTACTTGGAGGTGGCCTGTGGAGCCTCTGGTTCCTCTTCTCCAAAGTAAGAGACCACCACACCTACCTCAGATGGTTTGAGAAGATTAAATCTCATTTACTACTGTGTAGCACTTCGTACACAAGTGTTCGACAGATGTTaactcctctctcttcttttcctttctagaaAGCACTCACGCTCCCAACCCCAGTGTAGTGCTGTCTTCAGGGGAAATGTCCTCTCATTCTTCAAAATTGTTTCCCTTCACCCTGACCTGGCTCTTTACTATTTTTTTGTCAATGTCATTTATATATGATGGCTCTTGGGACTGAATATGAATTGTTTCTTCATTCATCAAATACATAGatatttttcaatgaattttttttgaTCTCCTactgtgcagccatgaaattaaaagatgcttactccttggaagaaaagttatgacaaacctagatggtatattcaagagcagagacattactttgccgactaaggtccgcctagtcaaggctatggttttcctgtggtcatgtatggatgtgagagttggactgtgaagaaggctgagcgccaaagaactgatgcatttgaactgtggtgttggagaagactcttgagagtcccttggactgcaaggagatccaaccagtccattctgaaggagatcaacccagggatttctttggaaggaatgatgctaaagctgaagctccagtactttgggcacctcatgcgaagagttgactgattggaaaagactctgttgctgggagggattggggacaggaggagaaggggacaacagaggatgagatggctggatggcatcatggactcgatggacatgagtctgagtagttggtgatggacagggaggcctggtgtgctgcgattcatggggtcgcaaagagtcggacacgactgagggactgaactgaattgaactgaactgtgtgtcaAACAGGAACTGGATGAGGGAAGAAGTATTCCACACTGAAGTGTTTGCAAGTGGAAACTTGCACAAATGTCTAAACTGTTCACCCAAGACATGTCGATTACTCATTTGATGGGCTCTGGGGCTATAGGTGTGGCCTCTGCCGTCTGACAGCTGCAGCCTTCCATGCGGCTGCCTGGGAGTTGCTGCTGTAAGAACTATCCAGTGCCATGTTCTACTCTGGGGCATCCACGGGCCCCTTGGGTCATGTCTGCAACAACATGATTGAATTGGGGACCAGATTTTAGGACATTGTGCAACCACATGTTATGTTTCCTCTTCCACCCATCCTTGTAGGCTGGGGAGATTTCTTTGGCTATCAATGCATGAGATTCCCTTCCTGCTTCGGGTGTGCCTGGCTCATATTGAATGTGCAACAGATGTTGAATGAAAGTTTCTGCCCACCTGATTGGTGACTGCTGGGGGCAGAGATAAAATGAGTTGAAAATGTTGCTGAGGCCACGTTTCTCAGCTTTGTCTGCAAGGGTTCACAGACACATCTTGGCGGAACCCTGTGCTCCCTGGATCTTTGACACTCAAGTCATGATCCATGAGCTAGGATCATTAGGATCCCTGGGAGCTTGctagaaatgcagagtcccagGCTCCTCCCTGAACTGCTGAGTCAGAAGCTGTGTTTtaacaagattcccaggagaTCCGTATGCACATTGAAGTTTGAGAAGCAGTGACCCAaagcagaggttggcaaactcTTCCTGTACAGAGCAGCCACAGAGTGAATATTTTTGACTTTGTGGAATGGTCACTGTTGCATCTACTCCATCTTTTCACTGTAGCacgaaagcagccatagacagtaTGTAAATAAGTGGACAatgctgtgttccagtaaaactttatttccctAAACAGGTGTAGCCAGAATTGGCCCAAGGGCCATAGTTTACTGTTGGTATATACCCAGGAGAGAAATTGCAGACCTGCATGGTGTTTGTCTTCAACCTTGACACTGTCAAAGTGTTCCACTGAGTGGTATTACCAATTCACACTCTTTTACATGCAGGGGATGTCCGTGTTGTGCTGACATATCATGATTTTTATGAACTGTTTGGTTTTTGGCAATCTGGTGAGTGTAAAATGAATTTAACCTGCATTCATCTGCTGAACATCTTTGCCAAAGTCTGTTGGCCACTTGGGTTTCCTCTTCTATGGCTTGCCTTTTCTGCTgggatatttacatttttcttgttgatttctcagagctctttatatattccagatatACATCCTCTGTCACATAAGAACAtcacagcattcttgcctgactcgtcttttcatctttttttctggcAGATTTTGTTGAAGACAAGTTCTAAAATCAGATGTTGCCAAAAGTATCCTTCTTTTATATTGCAGTTGTACATTTCTGTCTTGTTTAAGAATTCTTCCATGCCTCAAGGTCATGAAGATAGTCTCCTAAATGTTCCCATAAATGTTTACAAGTTTTGCTTAACccatctctttgtgtgtgtgtgtgtgtgtcattttgTGGTGGGttgtggtttagtccctaagtcatgtccgactcttgcaacctcatggactgtagcctgccaggctcctctagctatgggatttcccaggcaagaatactggagtggcttgccatccccttctccaggacatcttgccgacccagggatccaacccgaggtctcctgcctttcaggcagattctttaccgtctgagccaccagggaagtccttcatccTCACAGAGAATGTAACTAATTttgtttccctttctgctttggcCACCAGGGGGCTTGGGGCTAAACTTACAGCTCAGTCATCATAaccgttcattcattcattcacttagaAAATTCCTTTACTCATTTAGGAAATATTTACTGATCAGATATcatgttccaggcactgggaaAGAGCAATGAACAATCTTGACTCTGTAGTGCCAGCAGCCCAGTGAGGGAgacatataaaagaaagaaacaagaaaaaatgtatCAAAGAGTCAGTGGTGATAAACGTCATGGAGAACAAAGAGGTAAGGGGATTGGGAGAGGTAGCATTGGGTGAgttataaaaattgaaattgaGAGATCAGGAAAGGCCCTGCTGAGAAGGTGACGTTTGAACAGAGAGTTGAGGGAGCTATATACGTACTGGGGGAAGACACCCTCTTTCTGCGAAAAGAACTGTCTGTGCCAAGGTCTGGAGATGGGACCATGCTGGGTGAGTTGGTGAAACATAGAGGAAGCTCATGCGGCTGAGGCTGTGATGGAGGGGGAGcgtgggaggaggtggggacaggGAAGTGATGGGGGGCAGGTCACGCAGGGCCTGTGGGTCGAGGTGAGGACTCTGGTTTCCTCTCTGAGTGAGATGGGGGTGCCGGGGAGTTTCTGAGTGTATTTCTGCTATAACTGTCCTTCTTTCCCACCCCACTCCATCCTGTGGTGTATGAGActgactgaaaataaataaagccacCACACAAGCACAGGAGAGCTGGCTGGCTCATCATCTTGAGAAAGGGGTGACTGACCACAGCCTTGCTGTGCCTCATCTTCCCACGGGTGGCCACAGGCCGTCCCCCTCAGCACCCCCGCCAAATTGCTCATCTATCCCTGTTTCCAGCCCTCTCTGAGCTGTGAGGGGATGAAGCAGGTAAAGCTGCTCCATGAGGAGGATTCATGGAAGGAAAATtcatgtggttttcttttctgctttgtaaaaCTGCCTTCCACAAAAACCCATTTAGAGCAAGTGTGAGAGGATGGGctttcaggtgtgtgtgtgttggtgtggagggaggggtggaaTGCCAGAAAGATGAAGGACCTGCTGAGGCTGGGGGGAAAGGTCAGCATGGTAGTGAGCAGGAATAGCTGAGGTGGAGGGGGCTCAGGTAAATTGGAGGGGCTGGAGATAAGCTGGAGATAATTAGCTCCAGCTGGCAACAGTGGGAGGCTGGCTCTGCAAGACCAAAGGCTGGAGGAGGCAGAAGTTTACACCTACCCGACAACAGCTGTGACCCCCTGGAGTCAGTCACCCAGGACAAGTGGGCTCATCTCTTGGCTGCCTGTTCTGAGCTGGTTCCTGTGCACTGGATTTTGTTTCATCTTCTACAAAAGGCTTCATTATTATATCCTCGTGAACAGACAGAGAAACTGAAGCTTGGGGCAGTTAAATGTATGCTGCCTAAGCTCAAACAGCCAGCAGTGAATGGGCCATTTCACTCCCCTCATCACTGCACTGGTATCATGGCCAACTTTCTCCTCCCTGAAATCCCAGGTCTCTGTCCTTTCTATTCCTTCTCCCTATAATGCTTTATTTACCTTCAGTCTTTAAATGACTCTCTCTTGGTTCAAACATTACTTTTTtgaacaaaatttttatttatttatctatttatttaggcttgtccaggtcttggttgcagcatgtggggtctttagttggagcatgcaaactcttagttgtggcatgggagatctagttccctgactaggaattgaagctccatcccctgcattgggagtgcagtgtctcaaccactagaccaccagggaagtcccaaacactGCTCTCTTAGGAAAGACTATCCCTCAACACCCACTGTAAAATAgcagatattaatatttatgtcAATCCTACACACAGTAAGTTTtccataaatatctgttgaatgaataagcaagTTGGATAGGAACAGTTGATCCTTCTAGTAACAACTTTGATTGCAGTTAAATCCTGTGTCAGCAGTGAGAAATTGAATATTTtatgccatatcagtaaacaaggatgtcacagtttATCAGCGATTGCAGTCCTCCAAGGTGAGCCAGTGAGCCCTAAGAACactcaggaaagagaagaatacCTACAATCTAGCagccacccctgggttgggaagatcccctggagaagcaaatagctacctactccagtattcttgcctggagaattccatggacagaggagcgtggtgggctacagtccatggggttgcagagagctggacatgactgagcaactaacatgttcAGCAGCCATCAGTGAGTGCAGCCACTCCCTACGGTGAGCACCAGGGGAGCTCAAGATGTGAAAACaaaggatactggccccagagagctgagctgcataagaaaggaataatttcagtgaccccaggctcttgcatcttcccatacagagaaaagtgctaaattccttaacttgggatatctggttttctttaactaACAAttatcttttgatgttcagactacttATCTTTTATTGCAAAACTTAAATAACCTgtctcctcccctgcctccttgaaggaacagttctctcagggtcattTGAGATGCTGTCTTCCGGGtttaaagtcttaaaaatttccactgaataaaacataactctcaatttttaggttgtgaataGTTTTTAAGTTGATACCGGGTAGACTGTCTCCACCTGGACGATGAAGGTGCTGTGGGGAAGGGGACCCCATCTGTTGTTTCCCCTGAGGGAGCCCAGTATCTGGGACAGGACCTCTCAAGCAGTAGGTGCATGATTAAATACTGTTGTACTGAATCTGAGGATTGAAGAGGAAGTTGAGGCTATGTTACCgggcagagagagacaggaaaggaCAGAGTCACACGGGTCATTCATTCAGTCACTGACAACTTTCCAGAGAGGATGAAACCCATCCTTGTCCTTTAGAGCCTGTGCCTTTGGGGAGAAGGACCACCGAGAGAACCAGAAGGTCAAGATTATGTCAGATGCTGCTGAGGATTGTGGGCCGAGGTGTCTGGGGACGGGGGATGT
Proteins encoded in this window:
- the NFILZ gene encoding NFIL3 like protein, encoding MDVGLLVLPDVSQGHRKALPGARVRGPAVRRQREFMPEEKKDTVYWEKRRKNNEAAKRSREKRRLNDAALEGRLAALLEENALLRAELRALKHRFGLLPATGGTRTLPTLLWDSPWPGDSSPRADQTLTLPGSHGCLLRPCSLDAGVPGCWRCLVAHRWTSLATPPRALQDPASKRVDMALQAALPAAFFSCHLLDRHGGPRPELRSCWGLWSPIPTACRASGSSDMLLTPGVDPMGLPPRVACPVPENHPREDLAQASLPHKLRIKSQASSRVPCGWEGGRSPI